A segment of the Rana temporaria unplaced genomic scaffold, aRanTem1.1, whole genome shotgun sequence genome:
ATGTTCAGTTATTGCTCCATACAAATGATAAAAGATGAACATCATAGGGAAACTGTTTAGTTATTAAGgattctccaaaaaaaaatttaattgtcaTATTGTCTCCAGTGTGTGGGTGTGTAATGAGCTCTCTCTGGGTTGTAAAAGCTGTGTCATATTCTGAACACTGACAGGCCTCTTTTTAATGTGTACCCACTGGTGCGAGCTAAGATCTGACTTCTGTTtaaaagctttatcacattcCGAACACGGATATGGCCTCTCTcccgtgtgaatcctctggtgtctgATAAGGTGTTCCCTCGTAATAAAATCTTTATTACATTCTGGACACTCATATGGCCTTTCTccggtgtgaatcctctggtgtcttATAAGGTATTGCTTCGttataaaagctttgtcacattctgaacacGGATATGGcctttctccagtgtgaatcctctgatgtGTGATCAGGTGCGACttatctaaaaaatattttttacacacagtacACTGAAACGGCTTCTCTCTAGTGTGGACCCTCTCGTGTAGGACAAGGTGTTCTCTCcttgtaaaagctttgtcacattgaGAACACCGATatagcttctctccagtgtgaatcctctggtgtgtggTAAGCTTACACTCGGTTGtaaaagctttatcacattcagaacattgatacggcttctctccagtgtgaa
Coding sequences within it:
- the LOC120922621 gene encoding zinc finger protein OZF-like; protein product: MEEKPFQCSECDKSFTNKSNLIKHQLIHTGEKPYECPECDKTFTQKSNLNLHMSIHTGAKLYHCSDCGKNFRVKANLITHQRIHTGEKPFQCPECDKAFKSKSQLSRHQMIHTGEKPFQCSQCDKAFVTKIKLDAHQWIHTGEKPYQCSECDKAFTTECKLTTHQRIHTGEKLYRCSQCDKAFTRREHLVLHERVHTREKPFQCTVCKKYFLDKSHLITHQRIHTGERPYPCSECDKAFITKQYLIRHQRIHTGERPYECPECNKDFITREHLIRHQRIHTGERPYPCSECDKAFKQKSDLSSHQWVHIKKRPVSVQNMTQLLQPRESSLHTHTLETI